In Leucobacter denitrificans, the genomic window GCAACCTTTGTTGGTGACGAGAGCGAGCAGCTGCGAGAGTCAGTACTCGATTCGGTGATTCAGTATCTTGATCGGCACTGCCAGGCACAAGCTTAGTGAAGCAAACCGCCGACAGTTAGCGCCTCCGGGGGCCGATCCGCAACCCCCTTTCGCGTCATTACGCGCAGATGAAAGTGTGGTCTCGAACCAAACAAACTAAGGAGGCCACCATGGGCGCATCAGACAAGATGGAAGCTGGAATAGACAAGGCAAAGGGCAAAGTGAAGGAATCGGTCGGCGAGATGACCGACAACGAGAAGCTCGAAGCTGAGGGCAAGCTCGACCAGGTTAAGGGCGACGCGAAGAGCGCCGTTGAGAATGCGAAAGACGGCTTCAAGGACGCTTTCGATAAGTAGTGTCTTTTTGCAGCGTTAGGCCCGAACTACCTCACGTAGTTCGGGCCTAACGCTGTCGAGGCCGCCGAGCGGTGCGTGAGCTCGATCGCTTCAGTCACCACGGCATGAGGGCTGTCGGTGCGAAGAAGGGTGTTCCTCTGCTGATCCGCCCCAGTGCCACGCCGGAAGATATCGTCGACAGCTCGCTCCGTTCGTGCGAAATCACCATTGCTCGTGAGCGCCGACTGAACGTGAGCGAGCAGCGCATCAATGGCCCTACGCGCATCGCAGGGTTCACCGAGAAGCGGATTGAGCAGGTGCTCACGAATCCCGAATCGGCTCGCTGACCACATCGCGAGGCGAAGTACCTCGGTAGGCACGGGATCGGGTTGAAAGCCATTTGCCCACTCTTGAGCGGCAACGTCAACGAGTGCGCGAGCGAGCGCCGTAACCGCGACCGCGTGCTCAGGATCTGTGCAGA contains:
- a CDS encoding CsbD family protein; this encodes MGASDKMEAGIDKAKGKVKESVGEMTDNEKLEAEGKLDQVKGDAKSAVENAKDGFKDAFDK